In Mycolicibacterium mucogenicum DSM 44124, the following are encoded in one genomic region:
- a CDS encoding HAD family hydrolase yields MTRLTRLASAAALAGLLAMSGCSSHDSTPAAPSSTSTASCRTLAQNSAWYGDNRDRIDAMLTKLGTCGAAGSVTAGAPLALFDWDNTIVKNDIGDATFFWMVRNGKLRAPADGNWASTSMFLTPPAVAALARACAAAKPGQPMPTDTDTACADELVSVYTDAKTKAGEPAFAGFNARRMEPAYAWAAQMQAGWREAEVIEFAKTARKENLDAPAGTEQKVGSGMQTGWVRYYPQMRDLVETLHANGFDVRIISASAEPVARVWAEELNIPADHVMGVRTERDGDVLTSRLVPCGGEPAITYIEGKRCRVNEEVFGVTGPAAFTQQPEPKRAAFAAGDSDTDVTFLTDATALRLVLNRNKTELMCTAYDNAGGNWLVNPMFIDPKKQAEPYACATKGHIEPTGAKAPLHRADGSVVPDQQDRVY; encoded by the coding sequence GTGACCCGCTTGACCCGACTGGCCTCCGCCGCTGCGCTGGCCGGCCTCCTCGCCATGTCCGGCTGTAGCAGCCACGACAGCACCCCGGCGGCACCGTCGTCGACCAGCACGGCGTCGTGCCGGACGCTGGCGCAGAACTCGGCCTGGTACGGCGACAACCGCGACCGGATCGACGCCATGCTCACCAAGCTGGGCACGTGCGGCGCCGCTGGTTCGGTGACCGCGGGGGCGCCACTGGCGCTGTTCGACTGGGACAACACCATCGTCAAGAACGACATCGGCGACGCCACCTTCTTCTGGATGGTGCGCAACGGCAAGCTCCGCGCACCGGCCGACGGCAACTGGGCGTCCACCAGCATGTTCCTGACGCCGCCGGCCGTCGCGGCACTGGCCCGCGCCTGCGCCGCGGCCAAGCCGGGGCAGCCGATGCCGACAGACACCGACACCGCGTGCGCCGACGAGCTCGTGTCGGTCTACACCGATGCCAAGACCAAGGCCGGGGAGCCCGCCTTCGCCGGGTTCAACGCGCGCCGCATGGAACCGGCGTACGCCTGGGCCGCGCAGATGCAGGCCGGCTGGCGCGAAGCCGAGGTGATCGAGTTCGCGAAGACGGCCCGCAAGGAGAACCTCGATGCCCCGGCGGGCACCGAGCAGAAGGTCGGCAGCGGTATGCAGACTGGTTGGGTGCGCTACTACCCGCAGATGCGCGACCTGGTGGAAACCTTGCACGCCAACGGTTTCGACGTGCGGATCATCTCGGCCTCGGCCGAACCGGTGGCCCGGGTGTGGGCGGAAGAACTCAACATCCCGGCCGACCACGTCATGGGCGTGCGGACCGAACGCGACGGCGATGTGCTGACGTCGCGCCTGGTGCCGTGCGGCGGCGAGCCCGCCATCACCTACATCGAGGGCAAACGCTGCCGGGTCAACGAAGAGGTGTTCGGCGTGACCGGCCCCGCCGCTTTCACCCAACAGCCCGAGCCCAAGCGTGCGGCCTTCGCCGCCGGTGACTCCGACACCGACGTCACGTTCCTCACCGACGCCACGGCGCTGCGGCTGGTGCTCAACCGCAACAAGACCGAGCTGATGTGCACGGCCTATGACAACGCGGGCGGCAACTGGCTGGTGAACCCGATGTTCATCGATCCCAAGAAACAGGCCGAACCGTACGCCTGCGCCACCAAGGGCCACATCGAGCCGACGGGCGCCAAGGCGCCGTTGCACCGGGCGGACGGCAGCGTCGTGCCCGACCAGCAGGACCGGGTGTACTGA
- the eutC gene encoding ethanolamine ammonia-lyase subunit EutC, which produces MTMTEDLAIQEFWDELRKTTQARIGLGRAGNALPTREVLELAAAHAAARDAVHEPLDVESLAARVREIGIGEPAVVRSQAESRSEYLRRPDLGRLPATPMDVPETPADIGFVLADGLSPYALAKHGPALLAELVARLGDQYTLAPPVIATQARVALGDHVGAAQKVRTLLVIIGERPGLSVADSLGIYLTHLPMPGRTDADRNCISNIHPPEGLGYAEAARVAAGLVSGARALGRSGVDLKDTSRDTSLEAPGAAELT; this is translated from the coding sequence ATGACGATGACCGAAGATCTCGCAATCCAGGAGTTCTGGGACGAGCTCCGCAAGACCACGCAGGCCCGCATCGGGCTGGGCCGCGCCGGCAATGCGCTGCCCACCCGGGAAGTCCTCGAACTGGCCGCGGCGCACGCCGCCGCCCGCGACGCCGTCCACGAGCCCCTCGACGTCGAGTCCCTCGCGGCCCGCGTCCGGGAGATCGGCATCGGCGAACCGGCGGTGGTGCGCAGCCAGGCCGAGTCCCGCAGCGAGTACCTGCGCCGCCCCGATCTGGGCCGGCTGCCGGCCACGCCCATGGACGTCCCGGAAACCCCGGCCGACATCGGCTTCGTCCTGGCCGACGGGCTCTCGCCCTACGCGCTGGCCAAGCACGGTCCGGCGCTGCTCGCCGAACTGGTGGCGCGGCTGGGCGACCAGTACACCCTGGCTCCGCCGGTGATCGCCACGCAGGCCCGCGTGGCCCTCGGCGACCACGTCGGCGCGGCGCAGAAGGTGCGGACCCTGCTGGTGATCATCGGGGAGCGGCCCGGCCTGTCCGTGGCCGACAGTCTGGGCATCTACCTGACGCATCTGCCGATGCCGGGTCGCACCGACGCCGACCGCAACTGCATCTCGAACATCCACCCGCCCGAGGGACTCGGCTACGCCGAGGCCGCGCGCGTCGCGGCGGGGCTGGTGTCCGGTGCCCGCGCCCTGGGCCGCTCGGGCGTCGACCTCAAGGACACCTCTCGCGACACCTCGCTCGAAGCGCCGGGCGCCGCCGAACTCACCTGA